One genomic window of Glycine max cultivar Williams 82 chromosome 16, Glycine_max_v4.0, whole genome shotgun sequence includes the following:
- the LOC100799466 gene encoding probable trehalose-phosphate phosphatase 3 isoform X2, with amino-acid sequence MIPVSLEKSDENGELRSYASWLGKHPSALGNFEEVMSIAEGKQIVVFLDYDGTLSPIVDDPDKAYMSDVMRAAVCEVANCFPTAIVSGRSKDKVYEFVKLENVYYAGSHGMDISTPSGSSKYEEQEHQIKAVDEKGNPVVHCHPAIEFLPTIQEIVKVLKENTRRIKGSMIEDNTFCVTVHYRCVKNEEEVGVLKKMVKTIMKAYPDFYISGGRKVMEIRPTVNWDKGRALTYLLDTLGFDNFSNVLPMYLGDDRTDEDAFKVIRHIGCGFPIVVSSIAKETEASYSLRDPADVLTFLIRLAKRKKNELVTEN; translated from the exons ATGATACCAGTCTCACTTGAAAAGTCGGATGAGAATGGAGAACTACGTTCTTATGCTTCCTGGCTA GGAAAACATCCTTCTGCCTTGGGAAATTTTGAGGAGGTGATGAGCATTGCTGAAGGGAAACAAATTGTTGTGTTTTTGGACTATGATGGAACACTCTCACCGATTGTAGATGACCCTGACAAGGCTTACATGAGTGATGTT ATGCGTGCAGCTGTATGTGAAGTTGCCAATTGTTTTCCCACTGCCATTGTTAGTGGAAGGAGCAAGGATAAG GTATATGAATTTGTGAAGTTAGAGAATGTTTACTATGCTGGAAGTCATGGTATGGACATATCAACACCATCAGGCTCTTCAAAATATGAAGAGCAGGAGCATCAGATAAAGGCTGTTGATGAAAAG GGTAATCCCGTTGTTCACTGTCATCCGGCAATAGAATTTTTGCCAACAATCCAAGAG ATAGTTAaggttttgaaagaaaatacaaGAAGAATAAAGGGCTCTATGATTGAGGATAATACATTCTGTGTCACTGTACACTACCGGTGTGTGAAAAATGAAGAG gaagTTGGTGTTCTCAAAAAAATGGTGAAGACTATTATGAAAGCTTACCCCGATTTTTACATATCAGGAGGAAGAAAG GTTATGGAGATACGTCCAACTGTAAACTGGGACAAAGGTCGTGCTCTTACATATTTGCTTGACACTCTTGGCTTTGACAACTTCAGCAATGTTCTTCCAATGTACCTTGGGGATGATAGAACAGATGAAGATGCTTTTAAG GTTATAAGACACATTGGATGTGGTTTtcccattgttgtttcttcaattGCAAAGGAGACTGAGGCTTCATATTCCCTGCGTGACCCTGCTGATGTGCTGACTTTCTTGATTCGTTTAGCAAAACGTAAGAAGAACGAACTTGTTACAGAAAATTGA
- the LOC100799466 gene encoding probable trehalose-phosphate phosphatase 3 isoform X1, producing the protein MLTLIHIGLFAWLFFLNYYYLCGLKGKHPSALGNFEEVMSIAEGKQIVVFLDYDGTLSPIVDDPDKAYMSDVMRAAVCEVANCFPTAIVSGRSKDKVYEFVKLENVYYAGSHGMDISTPSGSSKYEEQEHQIKAVDEKGNPVVHCHPAIEFLPTIQEIVKVLKENTRRIKGSMIEDNTFCVTVHYRCVKNEEEVGVLKKMVKTIMKAYPDFYISGGRKVMEIRPTVNWDKGRALTYLLDTLGFDNFSNVLPMYLGDDRTDEDAFKVIRHIGCGFPIVVSSIAKETEASYSLRDPADVLTFLIRLAKRKKNELVTEN; encoded by the exons ATGCTGACATTGATTCATATTGGCCTCTTTGCTtggttattttttcttaattattattacttgTGTGGCTTAAAGGGAAAACATCCTTCTGCCTTGGGAAATTTTGAGGAGGTGATGAGCATTGCTGAAGGGAAACAAATTGTTGTGTTTTTGGACTATGATGGAACACTCTCACCGATTGTAGATGACCCTGACAAGGCTTACATGAGTGATGTT ATGCGTGCAGCTGTATGTGAAGTTGCCAATTGTTTTCCCACTGCCATTGTTAGTGGAAGGAGCAAGGATAAG GTATATGAATTTGTGAAGTTAGAGAATGTTTACTATGCTGGAAGTCATGGTATGGACATATCAACACCATCAGGCTCTTCAAAATATGAAGAGCAGGAGCATCAGATAAAGGCTGTTGATGAAAAG GGTAATCCCGTTGTTCACTGTCATCCGGCAATAGAATTTTTGCCAACAATCCAAGAG ATAGTTAaggttttgaaagaaaatacaaGAAGAATAAAGGGCTCTATGATTGAGGATAATACATTCTGTGTCACTGTACACTACCGGTGTGTGAAAAATGAAGAG gaagTTGGTGTTCTCAAAAAAATGGTGAAGACTATTATGAAAGCTTACCCCGATTTTTACATATCAGGAGGAAGAAAG GTTATGGAGATACGTCCAACTGTAAACTGGGACAAAGGTCGTGCTCTTACATATTTGCTTGACACTCTTGGCTTTGACAACTTCAGCAATGTTCTTCCAATGTACCTTGGGGATGATAGAACAGATGAAGATGCTTTTAAG GTTATAAGACACATTGGATGTGGTTTtcccattgttgtttcttcaattGCAAAGGAGACTGAGGCTTCATATTCCCTGCGTGACCCTGCTGATGTGCTGACTTTCTTGATTCGTTTAGCAAAACGTAAGAAGAACGAACTTGTTACAGAAAATTGA
- the LOC100799999 gene encoding DEAD-box ATP-dependent RNA helicase 31 isoform X1, protein MPTKLFSQLRLLHPLLPMKPRTLPLLSRAFFFPSSKFLRTAPFKVRAFSSRAHSREKLPLRSSKSLVDDEADLSNWVDDLRSTRTDEMRPARDSELRSGRTNEFRSGRGNGVRTGRGDGFRSDRGSEVRSGRGNGVRTGRGDRFADSGRGNGVRTGRGDRFADSGRGNGVRTGRGDRFADSGRGNGVRTGRGDRFADSGRFGSNNDGEREFRPPRNNSDRASALGKRRGEDLRKGRQSGNARRKFQPRSDDDDDDEEEEEEIVGGRKLKGSGVGAFLSEDQDDDEDEESEGSEEEEILNKSRAALFGQQNGLNRRTTVPTPRPSSPGGGSDSYLSETRFDQCSISPLSLKGVKDAGYEKMTVVQEATLPVILKGKDVLAKAKTGTGKTVAFLLPSIEVVAKSPPSDRDHRRPPISVLVICPTRELASQAAAEATKLLKYHPTIGVQVVIGGTRLALEQKRMQANPCQILVATPGRLRDHTENTAGFATRLMGVKVLVLDEADHLLDMGFRKDIEKIIAAVPKQRQTLMFSATVPEEVRQVCHIALRRDHEFINTVQEGTEETHSQVRQTHLVAPLDKHFSLLYVLLKDHIADDVDYKVLVFCTTAMVTRLVAELLGELNLNVREIHSRKPQSYRTRVSEEFRRSKGLILVTSDVSARGVDYPDVTLVIQVGLPADREQYIHRLGRTGRRGKEGQGILLLAPWEDFFLSTVKDLPIEKAPVLPSVDPDTKKKVEKALSHVEMKNKEAAYQAWLGYYNSNKKVGRDKYRLVELANEFSRSMGLDNPPAIPKLVLGKMGLRNIPGLRAK, encoded by the exons ATGCCTACAAAGCTGTTCTCCCAACTACGTCTTCTCCATCCCCTCCTCCCCATGAAGCCCCGCACTCTCCCCCTTCTCTCAAGAGCCTTCTTCTTCCCTTCCTCCAAGTTCCTCCGAACCGCACCGTTTAAGGTTCGTGCCTTCTCTTCTAGGGCCCACAGCAGGGAAAAGCTTCCGCTCCGCTCCTCCAAGAGCCTCGTCGACGACGAGGCCGACCTCAGCAACTGGGTCGACGATTTGCGCTCCACCCGGACCGACGAAATGCGGCCCGCCCGGGACAGCGAATTGCGTTCCGGCCGAACCAATGAATTTCGGTCCGGTCGGGGCAATGGAGTCCGGACCGGCCGGGGAGACGGATTTCGATCCGACCGGGGCAGCGAAGTGCGGTCCGGCCGGGGCAACGGAGTGCGGACCGGTAGGGGAGACCGGTTCGCCGATTCCGGCCGGGGAAACGGAGTGCGAACTGGTAGGGGAGACCGGTTCGCCGATTCCGGCCGGGGAAACGGAGTGCGAACTGGTAGGGGAGACCGGTTCGCCGATTCCGGCCGGGGAAACGGAGTGCGAACTGGTAGGGGAGACCGGTTCGCCGATTCCGGCCGGTTCGGCAGCAACAACGACGGAGAGCGCGAATTCCGGCCGCCGAGGAATAATAGTGACAGGGCTTCCGCGTTGGGGAAGAGAAGGGGTGAGGATTTGAGGAAGGGGAGACAGAGTGGCAATGCGAGGAGAAAGTTTCAACCGAggagtgatgatgatgatgatgatgaggaggaggaggaggagataGTGGGTGGAAGAAAGTTGAAGGGTAGTGGCGTTGGAGCATTTCTTAGCGAGGATCAAGATGACGATGAAGATGAAGAGAGTGAAGGGAGTGAGGAGGAGGAGATATTGAACAAGAGTAGAGCCGCTTTGTTTGGTCAACAAAACGGTTTGAACCGGAGGACCACCGTACCAACTCCAAGACCTTCTTCCCCTGGAGGAGGATCTGATTCTTATTTAAGTGAAACCAG ATTTGACCAATGTTCAATCTCTCCACTGTCATTAAAAGGAGTCAAGGATGCTGGATATGAGAAAATGACAGTTGTGCAGGAGGCTACTCTTCCAGTAATTCTCAAAG GTAAGGATGTCCTTGCCAAGGCCAAGACAGGCACCGGAAAAACAGTAGCCTTTTTG CTTCCATCAATTGAAGTTGTGGCAAAGTCACCTCCAAGTGACCGTGATCATAGGCGGCCACCAATTTCTGTTCTTGTCATATGCCCAACTCGAGAGCTTGCAAGTCAAGCTGCTGCAGAGGCCACTAAACTGCTGAAGTATCATCCTACCATTGGTGTACAAGTTGTGATTGGAGGGACAAGACTTGCTTTAGAGCAGAAACGGATGCAGGCAAACCCTTGCCAG ATCCTTGTTGCTACTCCTGGAAGGCTAAGAGATCATACTGAGAATACTGCTGGTTTTGCAACTAGGCTGATGGGTGTGAAGGTCTTGGTGCTTGATGAAGCTGATCATTTACTAGACATGGGATTTCGCAAAGACATTGAGAAGATAATTGCTGCAGTCCCTAAACAACGACAAACTCTTATGTTTTCTGCCACTGTTCCAGAAGAG GTCCGTCAAGTATGTCATATTGCTTTGAGAAGGGATCATGAATTTATCAATACAGTGCAAGAGGGAACTGAGGAGACACATTCACAG GTCCGCCAGACGCATTTAGTTGCCCCATTGGACAAACATTTCTCTTTACTGTATGTTCTTCTGAAGGACCACATTGCAGATGATGTTGATTACAAG GTTCTTGTTTTCTGCACAACTGCTATGGTCACTAGACTTGTTGCTGAACTTCTTGGTGAGTTGAACTTGAATGTGAGAGAAATCCATTCAAGAAAGCCTCAGAGTTATAGAACTAGAGTCTCTGAGGAATTTCGAAGGTCAAAGGGTCTCATCCTGGTTACTTCAGATGTATCTGCACGTGGAGTTGATTATCCAGATGTCACTCTTGTTATACAG GTTGGTTTGCCAGCAGATAGAGAACAGTATATACATCGACTCGGTAGAACAGGGCGAAGAGGGAAAGAAGGGCAGGGCATACTGCTACTGGCTCCTTGGGAAGACTTCTTTTTATCTACAGTAAAAGATTTGCCTATTGAGAAAGCTCCCGTGTTACCTTCAGTTGATCCTGATACTAAGAAAAAG GTGGAAAAAGCTCTATCCCATGTGGAGATGAAGAATAAAGAAGCAGCATATCAGGCATGGCTTGGTTACTACAATTCCAACAAGAAAGTAGGGCGTGACAAGTACAGGCTAGTGGAGCTTGCAAACGAGTTTAGTAGAAGCATGGGACTTGATAACCCTCCAGCTATACCTAAGCTAGTCCTTGGCAAGATGGGCCTTAGGAATATCCCTGGTTTACGTGCCAAATAG
- the LOC100799999 gene encoding DEAD-box ATP-dependent RNA helicase 31 isoform X2, producing the protein MPTKLFSQLRLLHPLLPMKPRTLPLLSRAFFFPSSKFLRTAPFKVRAFSSRAHSREKLPLRSSKSLVDDEADLSNWVDDLRSTRTDEMRPARDSELRSGRTNEFRSGRGNGVRTGRGDGFRSDRGSEVRSGRGNGVRTGRGDRFADSGRGNGVRTGRGDRFADSGRGNGVRTGRGDRFADSGRFGSNNDGEREFRPPRNNSDRASALGKRRGEDLRKGRQSGNARRKFQPRSDDDDDDEEEEEEIVGGRKLKGSGVGAFLSEDQDDDEDEESEGSEEEEILNKSRAALFGQQNGLNRRTTVPTPRPSSPGGGSDSYLSETRFDQCSISPLSLKGVKDAGYEKMTVVQEATLPVILKGKDVLAKAKTGTGKTVAFLLPSIEVVAKSPPSDRDHRRPPISVLVICPTRELASQAAAEATKLLKYHPTIGVQVVIGGTRLALEQKRMQANPCQILVATPGRLRDHTENTAGFATRLMGVKVLVLDEADHLLDMGFRKDIEKIIAAVPKQRQTLMFSATVPEEVRQVCHIALRRDHEFINTVQEGTEETHSQVRQTHLVAPLDKHFSLLYVLLKDHIADDVDYKVLVFCTTAMVTRLVAELLGELNLNVREIHSRKPQSYRTRVSEEFRRSKGLILVTSDVSARGVDYPDVTLVIQVGLPADREQYIHRLGRTGRRGKEGQGILLLAPWEDFFLSTVKDLPIEKAPVLPSVDPDTKKKVEKALSHVEMKNKEAAYQAWLGYYNSNKKVGRDKYRLVELANEFSRSMGLDNPPAIPKLVLGKMGLRNIPGLRAK; encoded by the exons ATGCCTACAAAGCTGTTCTCCCAACTACGTCTTCTCCATCCCCTCCTCCCCATGAAGCCCCGCACTCTCCCCCTTCTCTCAAGAGCCTTCTTCTTCCCTTCCTCCAAGTTCCTCCGAACCGCACCGTTTAAGGTTCGTGCCTTCTCTTCTAGGGCCCACAGCAGGGAAAAGCTTCCGCTCCGCTCCTCCAAGAGCCTCGTCGACGACGAGGCCGACCTCAGCAACTGGGTCGACGATTTGCGCTCCACCCGGACCGACGAAATGCGGCCCGCCCGGGACAGCGAATTGCGTTCCGGCCGAACCAATGAATTTCGGTCCGGTCGGGGCAATGGAGTCCGGACCGGCCGGGGAGACGGATTTCGATCCGACCGGGGCAGCGAAGTGCGGTCCGGCCGGGGCAACGGAGTGCGGACCG GTAGGGGAGACCGGTTCGCCGATTCCGGCCGGGGAAACGGAGTGCGAACTGGTAGGGGAGACCGGTTCGCCGATTCCGGCCGGGGAAACGGAGTGCGAACTGGTAGGGGAGACCGGTTCGCCGATTCCGGCCGGTTCGGCAGCAACAACGACGGAGAGCGCGAATTCCGGCCGCCGAGGAATAATAGTGACAGGGCTTCCGCGTTGGGGAAGAGAAGGGGTGAGGATTTGAGGAAGGGGAGACAGAGTGGCAATGCGAGGAGAAAGTTTCAACCGAggagtgatgatgatgatgatgatgaggaggaggaggaggagataGTGGGTGGAAGAAAGTTGAAGGGTAGTGGCGTTGGAGCATTTCTTAGCGAGGATCAAGATGACGATGAAGATGAAGAGAGTGAAGGGAGTGAGGAGGAGGAGATATTGAACAAGAGTAGAGCCGCTTTGTTTGGTCAACAAAACGGTTTGAACCGGAGGACCACCGTACCAACTCCAAGACCTTCTTCCCCTGGAGGAGGATCTGATTCTTATTTAAGTGAAACCAG ATTTGACCAATGTTCAATCTCTCCACTGTCATTAAAAGGAGTCAAGGATGCTGGATATGAGAAAATGACAGTTGTGCAGGAGGCTACTCTTCCAGTAATTCTCAAAG GTAAGGATGTCCTTGCCAAGGCCAAGACAGGCACCGGAAAAACAGTAGCCTTTTTG CTTCCATCAATTGAAGTTGTGGCAAAGTCACCTCCAAGTGACCGTGATCATAGGCGGCCACCAATTTCTGTTCTTGTCATATGCCCAACTCGAGAGCTTGCAAGTCAAGCTGCTGCAGAGGCCACTAAACTGCTGAAGTATCATCCTACCATTGGTGTACAAGTTGTGATTGGAGGGACAAGACTTGCTTTAGAGCAGAAACGGATGCAGGCAAACCCTTGCCAG ATCCTTGTTGCTACTCCTGGAAGGCTAAGAGATCATACTGAGAATACTGCTGGTTTTGCAACTAGGCTGATGGGTGTGAAGGTCTTGGTGCTTGATGAAGCTGATCATTTACTAGACATGGGATTTCGCAAAGACATTGAGAAGATAATTGCTGCAGTCCCTAAACAACGACAAACTCTTATGTTTTCTGCCACTGTTCCAGAAGAG GTCCGTCAAGTATGTCATATTGCTTTGAGAAGGGATCATGAATTTATCAATACAGTGCAAGAGGGAACTGAGGAGACACATTCACAG GTCCGCCAGACGCATTTAGTTGCCCCATTGGACAAACATTTCTCTTTACTGTATGTTCTTCTGAAGGACCACATTGCAGATGATGTTGATTACAAG GTTCTTGTTTTCTGCACAACTGCTATGGTCACTAGACTTGTTGCTGAACTTCTTGGTGAGTTGAACTTGAATGTGAGAGAAATCCATTCAAGAAAGCCTCAGAGTTATAGAACTAGAGTCTCTGAGGAATTTCGAAGGTCAAAGGGTCTCATCCTGGTTACTTCAGATGTATCTGCACGTGGAGTTGATTATCCAGATGTCACTCTTGTTATACAG GTTGGTTTGCCAGCAGATAGAGAACAGTATATACATCGACTCGGTAGAACAGGGCGAAGAGGGAAAGAAGGGCAGGGCATACTGCTACTGGCTCCTTGGGAAGACTTCTTTTTATCTACAGTAAAAGATTTGCCTATTGAGAAAGCTCCCGTGTTACCTTCAGTTGATCCTGATACTAAGAAAAAG GTGGAAAAAGCTCTATCCCATGTGGAGATGAAGAATAAAGAAGCAGCATATCAGGCATGGCTTGGTTACTACAATTCCAACAAGAAAGTAGGGCGTGACAAGTACAGGCTAGTGGAGCTTGCAAACGAGTTTAGTAGAAGCATGGGACTTGATAACCCTCCAGCTATACCTAAGCTAGTCCTTGGCAAGATGGGCCTTAGGAATATCCCTGGTTTACGTGCCAAATAG